The genomic DNA ATTGTCAAGTTTATCAAAAACTCAACCGAAAATACCGGAGTATGATAAATTATATAGTTTTTTAGGAAGTCCCAAACCAATAATTTATATTTTGGATGATTATAACGACTACATTAGCAAACAAGATGGAATATTTCAGGTATTAGCATCTAGTATAAATAATTTTGGTAAATACTATCGGTATGAACAAACATCTGCAAGAGATAAATTTATTAAAACATTATCAAGATTATGTGATTTTTTAAATAAATTATCTTTAAGTTTTACTGTAAAAACATATCCTTTAAACCTCTGCTTTCAGGAACATTATCCAAATATTGAACAAATAAGACCCACATATAACTTAATTTATCAAGCTCTAAATCTTAATAGTTATCTTGATAGGATATTAAATGATAATTCTGATCAAATTGCTGCTTTTATCATTGATTTAGAATGGCTTCCTAATTTGACAGATGAGCAAACTCAGCAACAAACAGATGAGCAATGGTGGCAAGAATGGAAAAATATAGGAGTCAAAGCTATTCATATTCTATCAGAGCGATACCCAGAAATTCCTTGCTTGATTTTCACAGATGTTCAGCTTGTCAATGAAACGAGAACAGAAAATTCCGTAAATCTTGAATACCTCAACTTTATTAATCTTGAAAAACACTTAGCAAAAGCGGTTAATCGTCTTTATGGTTGTTACCAAGAAGTGCCATTTCAGCAGTTCAATGTTAATCAAACTTCTCCTTTATGGCAAACGCTAATTAATAAGTTAAAATTGAAACTACCTCTCGATAAATGTAAACGAGGTAAAGCTTTCACAAAATTAATTTCTGGACTTTTCCCAACAGCACAACAGGTAGAACTAATCAAAATTTTATCTGGTGGAAAATCTCAAGCACAGGCAAATTTTTTAGTTAGTCCTATCTCCAGAAATCACCGTTTAGCGACTCGTTTTATTAAAATAGGTGCTTGGTTCTTGATTCAAAAAGAGTATTTAGCTTATCAAAAAGTAATTCAACCCCGACTAAATAGTTATACTGCTAACATTATTCAAAGACCGATTTTAACAGAAGTTGATCAAAATCAAATGCCTTGGGGTGCTTTGATGTACACATTGGCAGGATTTCCAGAAGATTATCAAAATCTACAATCTCTCAATGAAGTTTTTACTAACTATAAAGACAGTGATGATGGTGCTAATTTCTTAGTAAAATGTGTTAGAGATACTTTAGAAAAAGTATTATTTCCTCTGTATCAATCTAGTATTTCTAAGTTACCTAAAAAACAACCTTTGTGGTGTTGGTTGGGTGATGTTCTGCCTTGTTTTTACACTGGAATATTAATACCATTAATTAAAATACCTGGGATTGAATATTTAGATGAAAATACAAAAAAGAGTGATGTATTGATTGTACCCAATATGATTATTAATGATATTAAAAATGAGGAACTTTGGCAAGCAGGATTCTCTAATCTGCAAGAACTAAATACTAAACTTGATACACAAAATCAGTATTATCAAACAAATAATCTTCCAGACATATCACCTCACAATTCAGAAATTTTTAGCCAACCATATCAGAAAGTTTTATTATCTGGTTGGAAATTAATATCTGTTGATGTTCCAGATAATGAAGATGAGGGAAATATTATTTTAGTACATCCAATTTTAGGGATAAGGGTTTATCTATGTGGATGTTCTGAAGATATAAAGCTGCGTTTTGGTGCTACTTGGATTCGTCTGGGTATGCAGGTAAATGTTTTAGTTTATCTAGATAACAAAGCCCAAAGATTAAACAATATTTATGAAAATCTTTCTGGGTTTGATGAATTTGATAATCATGATTATTCAGAAGTTGACTTAAAAATAATTAGAAATTTTCAATATGCTAACAAAATCAGTCCATTATGTTTACCTTCACCACTAAATGTTTTTGGAGAAGGGTTTTGTCATCCAGATAATTATATTTCTATTCTTGGTTATGCAGCACCTATTCACGGAGATTTAAACTTAAATAATATTCTCTATGCTGCTAATGAAACTGTGGGTTGGTTGATTGATTTTGAGCGAGTTAAAGAACAAGGTTTAGTAGCTTATGATTTGGCTAAATTAGAGGGTGAGATTTGGATAAATCATTTGTTACCTTATATCAAAGAACTGGCGACTTTATCACCTGAACAAGTAGTAGACAATTGTTATAAATTACTTTACTGTTGCTTACAATCATCTGAATTTTCAGGAGATGAGGCTGAATTTTTTAGAACCAAGGTGAAAAGTGATCAAAAATTTGCTGTGATATCAGATGCTTTATTAAATCAAATTACTAATCTCCTGAAAGTAATTAAATCAATCCGCAATTTTGGTTTCTTAAAATGTCAACTAACACGACAAGAATTACAATGGGCATTATCAGCATATTTCTTTAATGCTGCTAGGTTACATTTCTCACCACGACAGGATAAAAAGCATAATTATATCACTGTGTTGGCGTTTTTAGTATCAGCATGGCATTTAATTGATATAGTACCAAAATATGAAATTAATATAATCTCAAAATAATATAAATAAGTTATGAATAGAGATGCTTTAGTTATTGGTATCAATCGTTATTCCTACTTAAAGGATACACAAAATCAGTGCGGAGCTAAACATTTACAACTTCCTGCTCAAGATGCAGAAAAGATTGCTAAAATACTAGAAACTCATGGTAACTTTAGAGTACATCATCTTCCTGAAAGTTTAATTAATGGTAAATGGCAAATTGATCCAAAAAAAATAGTCAAAACAGAAGAATTAGAAACAGATGATAGTTAGTGGAAACCAGGATAAGACTAATAAGGTTTGGAAATTAGAATAAACCTTTGACATGAAGTTTTACACTTTCTCCTTTGCTGGTGGTACAATTCCCAATCTATCTAAACCATTATTAATATCTTTTAAAACTTGAAAATCATCTTCTGGTAATGGATAACTATTACTATTCAATAAACCATTTTGGGGATATTTTTCTAAGAAAGAAAATGCTTGCCGAAATTGTTGAGAATTGGCTTTGATGGGTGCGTCTAAATGACAAGGAATGATCCATTTTATATCCCATTTTGCCACTTGATCCGCCCATTTGAGCGTTTCCTGGGGAGCGCGATTTAAAATTAAAGTCTGTAAAACTGGTGCTACAAATATTCTCCCATTTCCCCTTAATGCTTCATAGGCTCTTTCCCAGCCTGATTGCCATTGAAAGGGAAAAAACCCAAAAAATGCTTTTTTGCTACGTTCTGGGGCTTTTTGTGCATCTCTCCATACATCTTTAAAAGTGGGTACATCCACTACACTGGGACGGAAATAAAAAGCAAATAGGGTGATCCGTTGCCATCCTTTGCGACGATTTTCTAGGGTATCGGCAATGATATCGTAGGCTTTGTCTTTGGCGTGATAAAGCAGGGGATAGGGATCTAATTGCACTATGGCTGGTGGATCTGGGGGAATGGAAACTATGGTATCTGTAACTAGGAGGGTGTGCGATCGCCTGTGGAAAAATGCTACTTCTGCAAATTTACCCAGTCCTAAATCCAATGGTCCGAGTATGGCATAATCAAATTCATCTGCAAAAGGTGTTTTTTGTATATCTGCGGATAATATCTGAGTTCGGTTTCTAGGTAAACCTAACCAACTCAAAGGTAAATTAATGGGAAAACTCCATTGTCCTGGTGCAACAAATATCTGTGCTGTGGGGAAGTATCGCGCAAATGGTCCGGCAAAAACTTTATGTTCTATTCCTGAAACGGTGGGCAAAATAATATACTTGACTTCACCATGTTCTATAACTAATTCATTTACTAAGCGGATACATTCGGGAGTGGGTGCGATGGGTGCATAAACCACTAAACCACCATTTTCTAGCTTTATGACTGTCATCCGAATTGGTACAACTACATAGAAAACTCCCTGGATCTGATCAAACGTCCAGATAGTATCCTTAACAACTTCTTGACGGAGAGTACGACGTTTACCGTAAGGATAGAGGGGGACGATAGGCCAGAACTTCCATTCATAGTCCTGGGGGTTGTGATTTTCTGTATTAATTGCACCTTCACCTTGAGTCACTTTGCGATCGCTCCCAATCCCAATATTTTAGTATTTCATAATTTTGGAGTTTAGCAAATTATGGTGTCTGTGAAGGTATGGGTGTTTGTGTTGGTTCTGCTGTTGGTTCTGAAGTAGGTTCTTCTGTCGGTGTTGGTTCTGGTTCTGGTTCTGGGGGGTTTTCTGCTGTTACTGTGAGGCTATAATCTACAGATTTTGAACCTGTAGAAACTACGACAAACTCATAAAACCCTGTTTCTGGTAGTGTTTTGGAGACATTACGCTGGGTAGAGTCTTCTAAAAATGTGACTTTTCCAGAGGGAGAATAAATAGATAGTAAAACTGAGGAACTAGCATCTAATTTAACTTCTAAGGTTTGGTCTTTAGCTAGTCCAGCTATAAAAACTTTACCGTTTCCTGGTTCAAGAGTACCGCTGACGGTTTTACCTGTTGTGTTGGGGTCAAATACTATTTTTTGAAAAGAACTATTTGCCAGGATGGCATTTAGTTTATCATTGACAAATGCGTGCCAAACTTGACCGATGGGCTGATCAATAAAATTTTTACCTTTTTGTTCTGGGAATACACGTAAGAAAGCTGCATCACCCAAATCATATAACGCACGACTACTAACATTCCTGCGGTTTACTTCTACTTTCCAGCGATCGCGTTCTGCTGAGGTATATGTTCCCATTTGTCTCCGGGATCTGCTACTGATGGGAGTAAGTTTTTCTAAAGTTTCGGCTGCTACTTTATCCCATTCTGCCCGTAATTCTTCATCTTTTGGTTCATCGGTGAGGATGCGTCCATTTAAACTGGGATTTCTATTCCAAAAGATTTGATTAATGAGACTAATATAAAAACGTCTATCTATGCTTAATTGCTGACGGCGATCGCTTAATCTTTGTTTACGTTCTCTTTCTTCTTTGGAAAAGTTATCTTGAGAATCTGAAGTTGGAGTGTCGGTGGGTGTGGGAGTTAATGTTACTCCCGGATCAACTCCTCCCATATCTCCTGAACGGTTATTGAAACCCCACCACAATAAACCACCACTGGCCAAAATTGAAACTATGACAATTAATATATTTGTGGTTGTCCAAATACCTGTGCTTTGGGGTTGAGAAGTAACTACATTTGGGGTTGCTGGTTGTTTAGGAGGAGGTGCGGGAGATACAGCAACTGTTCCGACTGCGGAAGTAACTGGGGGTTGGGAGGGAGAATAATTAACAGGGGTTTGAAGGGGAGGAGTATTGTAAACCGTGGCTGGGTTGAGAATGTCTAAAACTTGACGGGCTGATTGATAGCGATCGCTTGGTTTTGGCGATAGCATTTTATCTAAAATTACTCCCAATTCAGGACTCAGGCTCACTTCTCGCCGCCATTCCCAGGTTAAATTACTGGTATCAAGTAACTCTTGGGGATTTTTGCCTGTCAGTAAAACTAAGGATGTTACAGCTAAAGCATATAAATCACTGTGAGGAGAAACCATGCCGGTTTGCATTTGTTCTGGAGGTGCAAAACCGATTTTTCCTAATAAAGTTCCCCCAGTAGGAGAGGAATTAACCCCAGATTGATAATATTGAGAAACGGTAGCAGCGACTTGTTTAACGCCTCCAAAATCAATTAAAACTGGTAATTGATCAGCATTGCGAAGCATGAGGTTATCAGGAGAAATATCTCTGTGAATCACACCCTCAGCGTGGATATATGTTAATACTGGTAAAATTTGTTGTAATAGTTGACGGACTTCAATTTCTGTAAAATTTAAACCCTGTTGTTTGCGGGTATTTAATAAAGAATTATAAGTTTCTCCTGCTACATGATCTTGCACCAAAAACAGGGATTCTTTATCTTGTAAGTTAATTTTCAATAGTTCCCGAAAGCGGGGAATTTGGGGATGCTGTAATTTATAAAGCACACTAGCTTCCCGTTGAAATAATTCCTCAGCTTTTTGCACCACGTAAGGGGTTTGGACTTGGGGGGAAAATTCCTTTAAAACACAAGGTTCTCGAAAACGGTTGAGATCCTCTGCGAGATAGGTTCTACCAAAACCACCTTGTCCGAGTTGACGTACAATTACATAGCGATCGCCTAAAGTTTGTCCAGCTTGGATACCACTAGATCCCATTTTCTCTAGGATACTTTCACCACACTGAAGACAAAATTTACTACCTGACGGATTTTGATGTCCTTGAGAACAATAAATGTTAGTCATTAGTTGTTAGTCATTAGTTGTTAGTCATTAGTCGTTAGTCATTAGTTACTTTCTCCCTATCTCCCCATCTCCTACTTGTTATCTACTTTATCAGAGGCGATCGCATACCAGAATTGCATATAGGTTTGCTGAGTTAGTCTGCCACGTTGTTGTCCAGGAAACAAGGGATTAAATTTTTGATATGTCTCTTCTCTCAATTCCTGGAAAGAACCATATTTACCCAATCTACCAGACCTAGCTAGTCTATCCCATCTTTGGGAATCTTCTTGACTAAAACTACCAATTTTCCTCCGTGCTATCTGACTCAGATTAGCCCTTTCAATATTCTTTAACAATTCATCTGCTGCACTATTCCACTGTTCCCGCAACACCTGATCTTCTGGTTTATCGGTTAGTATTCTCCCTCTCAAACCAGGTCTAAGGGTATAAAATCTTTCATCTACCGTTTTGATAAACACAGCTTGAGAGATTTCTAACTCTTGGATTCTTTTAAAAATTGCTTCCGAACTAAGGTTTTGATTTCCTACATTAACAGGATTACTAATAGATGGTAGTTGAGGAAGTTCAACTTTAGGTAAATTAATTGATGTAATACTTCTTACCATAAAATTACCCACAGACCACATACCCGCACCAATGAAACCAACTCCCATCGTGAGGATAAAGGTAGCAGCAAAAGGACGCAACCATACTGGCATAGGTACTTTTTGCAAAGCAAAGTGAGTTTTTCTGTAAGCAGTTTTCCCTGGTGCTGCGACCATAGTTTTTAACTTAGTAATATAGGAATTTTGACTATTAGCAGAAGGTTGCATAGTATTTACTTTATTGATGAGTGTATGGCTAGAATTTGTAGTTGGTAAATCTTTGAGAATTTGATCTGCGGTTTGATAGCGATCGCTTGGCTTATATGCCAACATCTTCTTTAAAATTCCCTCTAACTTGGGACTTACCTTAATTTCCTTTCCCCAATACCAAACCCCGTTATAACTATCATAAAGTAAATTGGGTTCTTTCCCAGTCACCAAAACCAAAGCTGTCACCGCTAAAGAATATAGATCACTACTTTTATAAACTTTTCCCTGAAGTAACTGTTCTTCTGGTGCATAACCTTTCTTCCCTAAAAGAGTACCATTACCCACCAACTGAGTCTGCCAAAAACCCTGAGAAGCCGGTAACTGTTTCACACCACCAAAATCAATCAACACTGGTAAACCATCACTTTGGCGTAAAATCAAATTATCCGGTGAAATATCCCGATGTACAATATCCAGAGAGTGAATATAACTCAAAATCGGTAAAATATTATGCAACAGGTTAATAACTTCCTCCTCAGTCAAAGATTTTCCCTGAGTTTGGAGTTGCTCAAATAACTGATAATAGTTAATACCTTCCACATAATCTTGCACTAAAAAGAAAAAATCCTTAGTACCAATTTTTGCTTGTAAAGAAGCATGAAACTGGGGAATTTGCGGATGGTGAATTTTTTTAAGTACACTTGCTTCCCGTTCAAATAACTCCTTAGCCTTTTGTAAATCCTGAGATTTTGATACTTGAGGCGCAAATTCTTTTAAAACACACTTTTCACGGGCTTTTTGCCTATCAATTGCCAAATAACTCCGCCCAAAGCCACCTTGCCCCAAAATCCGCCCAATTTCATAACGATGATCAATCACCTGTCCCACCATTAAGGGTAAAGCCTCCCCACAGTGAGTACAAAAACTATTACCGTTATTATTTACGTGTTTGTGGCTACAATAGACGGACATGATAGGAAAAATAAATCAGCTACTGATACAGTTCTACAATAACGCCAGGGTAATTTACGAACTTTTTGAGCTTGTGTAAACTAAGAGCAAGAAGCATGAAGATAATATCATACTCCTTAAACTCCTGAATTATGAACCTACAAACCCAAAGAACCCTGCAAGAATTAGAAAAATTTCTCTCTACTCCCCTAACAGAGAAATTAACACAACATCAAAAAATTGCACCTCAAAAAATAGCCATCCAACTATTTCAAGATGTAGTAGCAACTGTACCAGCTTATCAACAGTTTTTAGAGACACATCATATCAAACCTGCAACGATTCGGACTTTTGCCGACTTCCAAAAATTACCACTGATTTGTAAAGAAAATTATATTTCTCTTTACTCCCTAGCCGAACTATGCAAAGATGGAAACTTAGGAAGCTGTGATATGATCGCAGCTTCCTCTGGCTCAAGCGGAAAACCTACATTTTGGCCCCGTTTTTGCACAGATGAACTAGAAATAGCTACCCGATTTGAGCAAATCTTTCATGATAGCTTTTATGCAGATAATAAAACTACCTTAGCAATAGTTTGTTTTAGTTTGGGAACATGGGTAGGGGGAATGTTCACCACCAGTTGTTGTAGGTATTTAGCTTGTAAAGGATATCCCATTACAGTCATTACACCAGGAAATAATAAAACCGAAATATTGCGAGTTGTGCAAGAAATTGGTAGTAATTTTGAGCAAGTGGTATTATTAGGATATCCGCCGTTTTTAAAAGATGTCATTGATACAGGAATTGCCAATGGTTTAGATTGGAAACCATATCAAATTAAGTTAGTAATGGCAGGAGAAGTATTTAGTGAAGAATGGCGAGATTTAGTTAGTGAAAGAATAGAATCTAAAAATCCCTATTATGATTTTGCATCCATGTATGGAACAGCAGATGCAGGAGTATTAGGAAATGAAACACCGTTGAGTATTTGTATTAGGAGATTTTTAGCAGAAAATACCGCAGCAGCAAAATCATTATTTGGAGAGTCCCGTTTACCAACTTTAGTACAGTATGATCCTTGCAGTCGTTTTTTTGAAGTTGAAGATGGGAAACTAATATTTTCTGGTAATAATGGCATTCCTTTAATTAGGTACAATATTTTAGATAATGGGGGATTAATTAGTTATGAACAGATGCTAAAATTCTTAGCTGAGTGGGGTTTTAATCCTGTAGAAGAATTACAGCAAAATCGAGGAATTCATCAATTACCATTTGTTTATGTTTTTGGACGTTCTAACTTTACAGTTTCTTATTTTGGGGCAAATATTTACCCAGAAAATGTCTCAGTGGGATTAGAACAAGCGATAATTAGAGAATGGGTAACAGGTAAATTTGTGTTACAGGTAAAAGAAGATGAAGATAAAAATCGGTTTTTATCAGTAGTTGTAGAATTAGCACCAGGGGTAGAAGGAAGTGTTGAGAAAACAGCAACTATTACTAATTCTATAGTCAATCAACTGTTGCGGTTAAATAGCGAGTTTGCAAATTATGTTCCCGGAGAATATCAAACACCGCAAGTAGAATTAAAACCCACAGGTGATGGAGAATATTTTCCTGTGGGTGTGAAACATAGATATACACGGAAGTGATAATTCATAATTCATAGTTTCCTAATTAATTACGAATTACGAATTACGAATTACGAATTACGAATTATGGATTAATGCCGTCTTCTATTACGTCTATTGTAACGACATCTATAATACCTACCGCGATAATATCTATAGCGATTTCTGCCAGTGCAAGTTCGATAACGTCTCACATGAGTAGTTCTAGTGCGACGATAACGAGTGTGTGCATCTGCATTTTCAGTTAAACCAACAACTGAAATAGACGCTATTACAGTAGCGAGAAGAAAAGATGTAATACGTTTCATGGGAATAGTTTTAAGACTTGGTAATGATTTCTACAAGTGCAGGAAGTTTACGAAGTTGAGATTCCATGAAACTTTTTCTATTAATTAAAATTCTATCACAAAAAGTTATTTTGTAAACAAAATATTTCTAATTATTACAATTAATCTCCCCAAATCATGATCAAAGTTGAGGAGATAATTGTACTCAATCAGAGAATTTACCAGGGATTACCGATAATTGTAAATGCAGACCAATAATAGGGATGAGAAAAATTTTCATCTCTCAATTCAGCTAATTCTGATGGCAGCTGTAAACTGCTATTAGAACCTTGTAATTTACCTGATTTTAGCCCCACTTCTCCTTTCAACATAGCAATTTG from Okeanomitos corallinicola TIOX110 includes the following:
- a CDS encoding protein kinase, whose amino-acid sequence is MTNIYCSQGHQNPSGSKFCLQCGESILEKMGSSGIQAGQTLGDRYVIVRQLGQGGFGRTYLAEDLNRFREPCVLKEFSPQVQTPYVVQKAEELFQREASVLYKLQHPQIPRFRELLKINLQDKESLFLVQDHVAGETYNSLLNTRKQQGLNFTEIEVRQLLQQILPVLTYIHAEGVIHRDISPDNLMLRNADQLPVLIDFGGVKQVAATVSQYYQSGVNSSPTGGTLLGKIGFAPPEQMQTGMVSPHSDLYALAVTSLVLLTGKNPQELLDTSNLTWEWRREVSLSPELGVILDKMLSPKPSDRYQSARQVLDILNPATVYNTPPLQTPVNYSPSQPPVTSAVGTVAVSPAPPPKQPATPNVVTSQPQSTGIWTTTNILIVIVSILASGGLLWWGFNNRSGDMGGVDPGVTLTPTPTDTPTSDSQDNFSKEERERKQRLSDRRQQLSIDRRFYISLINQIFWNRNPSLNGRILTDEPKDEELRAEWDKVAAETLEKLTPISSRSRRQMGTYTSAERDRWKVEVNRRNVSSRALYDLGDAAFLRVFPEQKGKNFIDQPIGQVWHAFVNDKLNAILANSSFQKIVFDPNTTGKTVSGTLEPGNGKVFIAGLAKDQTLEVKLDASSSVLLSIYSPSGKVTFLEDSTQRNVSKTLPETGFYEFVVVSTGSKSVDYSLTVTAENPPEPEPEPTPTEEPTSEPTAEPTQTPIPSQTP
- a CDS encoding DUF4336 domain-containing protein translates to MTQGEGAINTENHNPQDYEWKFWPIVPLYPYGKRRTLRQEVVKDTIWTFDQIQGVFYVVVPIRMTVIKLENGGLVVYAPIAPTPECIRLVNELVIEHGEVKYIILPTVSGIEHKVFAGPFARYFPTAQIFVAPGQWSFPINLPLSWLGLPRNRTQILSADIQKTPFADEFDYAILGPLDLGLGKFAEVAFFHRRSHTLLVTDTIVSIPPDPPAIVQLDPYPLLYHAKDKAYDIIADTLENRRKGWQRITLFAFYFRPSVVDVPTFKDVWRDAQKAPERSKKAFFGFFPFQWQSGWERAYEALRGNGRIFVAPVLQTLILNRAPQETLKWADQVAKWDIKWIIPCHLDAPIKANSQQFRQAFSFLEKYPQNGLLNSNSYPLPEDDFQVLKDINNGLDRLGIVPPAKEKV
- a CDS encoding phenylacetate--CoA ligase family protein, whose protein sequence is MNLQTQRTLQELEKFLSTPLTEKLTQHQKIAPQKIAIQLFQDVVATVPAYQQFLETHHIKPATIRTFADFQKLPLICKENYISLYSLAELCKDGNLGSCDMIAASSGSSGKPTFWPRFCTDELEIATRFEQIFHDSFYADNKTTLAIVCFSLGTWVGGMFTTSCCRYLACKGYPITVITPGNNKTEILRVVQEIGSNFEQVVLLGYPPFLKDVIDTGIANGLDWKPYQIKLVMAGEVFSEEWRDLVSERIESKNPYYDFASMYGTADAGVLGNETPLSICIRRFLAENTAAAKSLFGESRLPTLVQYDPCSRFFEVEDGKLIFSGNNGIPLIRYNILDNGGLISYEQMLKFLAEWGFNPVEELQQNRGIHQLPFVYVFGRSNFTVSYFGANIYPENVSVGLEQAIIREWVTGKFVLQVKEDEDKNRFLSVVVELAPGVEGSVEKTATITNSIVNQLLRLNSEFANYVPGEYQTPQVELKPTGDGEYFPVGVKHRYTRK
- a CDS encoding serine/threonine-protein kinase, whose translation is MSVYCSHKHVNNNGNSFCTHCGEALPLMVGQVIDHRYEIGRILGQGGFGRSYLAIDRQKAREKCVLKEFAPQVSKSQDLQKAKELFEREASVLKKIHHPQIPQFHASLQAKIGTKDFFFLVQDYVEGINYYQLFEQLQTQGKSLTEEEVINLLHNILPILSYIHSLDIVHRDISPDNLILRQSDGLPVLIDFGGVKQLPASQGFWQTQLVGNGTLLGKKGYAPEEQLLQGKVYKSSDLYSLAVTALVLVTGKEPNLLYDSYNGVWYWGKEIKVSPKLEGILKKMLAYKPSDRYQTADQILKDLPTTNSSHTLINKVNTMQPSANSQNSYITKLKTMVAAPGKTAYRKTHFALQKVPMPVWLRPFAATFILTMGVGFIGAGMWSVGNFMVRSITSINLPKVELPQLPSISNPVNVGNQNLSSEAIFKRIQELEISQAVFIKTVDERFYTLRPGLRGRILTDKPEDQVLREQWNSAADELLKNIERANLSQIARRKIGSFSQEDSQRWDRLARSGRLGKYGSFQELREETYQKFNPLFPGQQRGRLTQQTYMQFWYAIASDKVDNK